The uncultured Bacteroides sp. genome includes the window TTCCAATTGTCCCATATCCAATGAAGCGTATTCTTCATGTAATCCTTACGGATAAGTTTATTCATAGGCAGAATGCCTACAGCACCAAGAACAGCCATATGATCGGATGTAAAGCGAATATCCTTGTAAGTATCGGTTGCCGTTTCGGCTGCCAGATATAACTTGTCGTCGTTGTAAGCCAACGGAGATAACTTCTTTATCATCTCATCCCACTGCAAATTACGCTTTTCGCCGGCACGTTCCCGCCATTTTTGCGCTATCTCCATAGCAAAATGCCAATAAGATAGTTCAAAAGGCGGATTTACGGTTTCGGAAGCCCGTAAGGTTTCTTGTGCAGGAATGGCTCCTTTCAGCACAAAACGATCTTTCTGCTTGTCGTACGTCGCAAAAGAATACATAAACTCGGCCGTTTCCTGCACCAGGCGGTTGTACTTTTTAATCACTTCCGGACTGGGATTGGCTCGATAAAGAAGTTCGGCCAAATAGATGAAATGCGGCTGCTGCCAGATAAGAAAACTACCTACTTTAGAGGGAGCTTCCACACCGCTGGGATCAGTCATCTTCATCCAGCGTACGCCGTCAAAGCCTTGCCTCTTCGCTATCTCACGGGCTATGGGCTCTACCTTCTCATACCACGGAAGTGTACGTTCCAGCAAGTAGGCACGATTCCATAAAGCAAACTGCGCCTCGTGCCACCAGATCATTTCAAGATGAAACTTTCCGAACCATGAATTATAAGTTAATCCTGTTTCCTGAGGCGGAGTACTACCGGCGCATTGTATAGCAAGAAGGTATTGGCTAAGTACCACACGACGTTCCAATTCTTTGGCTCGCGTGTCTGTACATCGAGAAAAGTCGACCGCCGCACCGTTTTTCCAGAAAGCAGTCCAGTATTCTTTGGCGGCAACCAACGTTTGCTCGGCTGTAGCTGTTTCGGCAGAAGGTGCATCCGAAGCAAACGCACAAGTAAAAGCAAGTGTATCCCCCCTAGGCGTCAGCACAAAATAGTTTTTCTCCTTCTCTCTTAGCATGGCTTTGCCTTCCCAACGGATAGTAACGTAATAGACAGTAGCATCTATTTGACGTTTCAGTACGGCTGAGTTCGCATCTTGTGAAACAATAGTAGTAGAGTGCTTATCATTAGCATTCCATAAACATGCATCATCGGAATGTCCCCCTGTAGGATAAGGAAAGCGAAAATGAACACCCGAATGCCCTTTGGATGTTATGCGTGCAGCAATCATATCTGCTTTTGGGTGTACTGTAGTTTCTACCTTGTAAGGAACTCTCGAGATCTTGTAACTACTACAAATAACACCTCGCCACAAATCAAGTGTTTGATGAATATCGGAGAACTGAGCAGAAGTAATGTTGTTGTTCAGTTCGAGACCCACCATGCCTAAGTGCAGGCGATGAGGATTTATGCGAAACCAGTTGGCAGCATCTTGTTGTCTGCCTTTCTCATTGAATTGAGTAGAGTAAGGCTCCACATGTCCATGGCCAAAGTCATAGTTCTTCAGCGTTTCTTCGGGACGATAATTTTCCGGATTGGGGAAAGAATGCCATCCCCACTGACTTTGTGTACCCAGAGGAACTCCATTTGAATACATCGTGGGGAAAGTTTGCAACCCTGTAGCATCAACAGTATAGGCAAATTCTCCGTTTCCGACCGAAAGGGAGGAAAGAGAATCAAAAGCATTTACCTGCGGATCATTACGGGTTACGAGTGCTTCGCGGTCTATAGGCGATTGCTTTTCGACACCACATGCGGTGAGCATTAGGACTGCAATGAAATAGAATAGGTTCTTCATGATATCACTGATGGATAAATATACAGATTAATAGATGATACAAAAACAGGATCTAACCTTATAGATTAAAGAATAATGCAAAATTACATTATTTGTCGGAAATCAATGAATTAAGATAAACTTCTACGTTAGTGTAATCTTTACTAAGCGTATAAAGCATCCCATCAGAAGAATCCAATGAATTCAGGCCATGACTGCGTTCCCAGTTATCAGGTATACCGTCTCCGTCGGAATCTGTCAAAACTTTACCCGATTTCAATACAGGCCAACCACCAACATCATTCTGAGAATTAATAAGCCCTTTGTCTCCGTCAAGCCCAAGACCACGAGGCACTTGCATAAGTATATGCTTATCATAAGCATCGCGATGCAAACTACACCCTACAGCGTTCAACACCCGTTTATAAGCTTGCAACGGAGTATCCTGACGAATAGGCTCGAATGCAAAAGGAGCAGTGACATGTGATGCCTGCACATCTTTACCGCCTACGGCACCCCAATTATTGGCTGTTACTTTAGGATCACCTTCCATATAATTGTCGGCAATATAATAACGACCTGTACCATCTTCGGCCACATCAAGTATTCTATGGTGTTGCGATGCGGGACCCGGCTTATAGTAATTAGCGACCATATTAATTTCTCCGTGATGCCCCCCTCCATAGGCAGATTTAAATCCCCAGTTATATATCACATTATTACGATAGTCAACCATCTTGGTACTATCTACCGACGAAAACCTAGGATTCCGGCTAGCATTGTTGGCCAATAAGTTATGATGGAAAGTAGCTTTATATCCTCCCCAGATTCCTCCAAAGCCATGACTCCCTTTTGTATGTACCGATTTATTCAGACTATGAGCTACTAAACACCACTGAACGGTAAGATTTTGCATTTTATACATAGAAAGACATTCGTCTATAGACCAGCTCACGGAAAGATGATCTAGTATCACATTCTTCTGTCCGTAACGTCCACCTCCCACGCCATCATTATCAAGCTTGTGAAGATCACCCAAGCGTACGTGAAGATAACGAACAATAACATTACTCGCATTAATAACCAAAGAATATTCGGCAAGACAAATGCCTTCTCCCGGAGCCGACTGCCCCGCAATAGTAATGCTGTCGTTATTAATGCGTAAACTCGATTTCAATACAATATTTCCACTTACCGCAAAGACTACCGTTCGGGCACCTTGTTGCTCCACAGCATTGCGCAAACTACCCGCCCCACTATCATTAAGGTTACTTACTATAAGGACCTTTCCTCCACGTCCTCCTGTGGTATATTTGCCATAACCTTCCGCACCCGGAAAAGCCAAAGTCTGAGCAAACGCTTCTCCCATCATTAGAGATAGGACAAACAAAATAAGAATATTCTTTTTCATTATTTATTGAATATCAAAGCATAATTTCATTTGAATACCTTCGTCTCCTTAAAAGAGTATCCGCATATTCACATTTCATTACATAGATGAGTACCTTTGATTTTAATGCAAGCCTTTTACATGGAGAATAAAGTATTTCAATGTTCTGTACATTACATCAATCGGTCTCATGATATTAGTTTTTAAAGAGTAAGAGAGAGTCCTATTATTAAAAACAAGATACTCTCTCTCCAGATCATTATTACATTATAAATAAACTTCCTCTATATCAATAACAAGGATGCTGCTCGCCGGAAAGCCCCGGATTTACATCCATAATGGCGGTTGTATGA containing:
- a CDS encoding pectate lyase gives rise to the protein MKKNILILFVLSLMMGEAFAQTLAFPGAEGYGKYTTGGRGGKVLIVSNLNDSGAGSLRNAVEQQGARTVVFAVSGNIVLKSSLRINNDSITIAGQSAPGEGICLAEYSLVINASNVIVRYLHVRLGDLHKLDNDGVGGGRYGQKNVILDHLSVSWSIDECLSMYKMQNLTVQWCLVAHSLNKSVHTKGSHGFGGIWGGYKATFHHNLLANNASRNPRFSSVDSTKMVDYRNNVIYNWGFKSAYGGGHHGEINMVANYYKPGPASQHHRILDVAEDGTGRYYIADNYMEGDPKVTANNWGAVGGKDVQASHVTAPFAFEPIRQDTPLQAYKRVLNAVGCSLHRDAYDKHILMQVPRGLGLDGDKGLINSQNDVGGWPVLKSGKVLTDSDGDGIPDNWERSHGLNSLDSSDGMLYTLSKDYTNVEVYLNSLISDK